One genomic region from Jiangella sp. DSM 45060 encodes:
- a CDS encoding ferric reductase-like transmembrane domain-containing protein has translation MNPEERLGSVVISPATSDLLRDNVAMRRHFQLSGVFWVAGYLVFVLAPLFALLTGAVGPARDFWTEFSAAIGYAGLAMMGLQFGLTARFRWVTEPWGEDVLYHLHRQLSLVAVALVIAHPVILFIVRPELIELLNVVDAPWRARFAALSVVSLLVLLLTSLWRARLRIRYETWHHLHVVLAVTAVVTGLLHMVGWGFYLTDPWKRALWIALTALWIGLLVHVRVVRPLFMLRKPYTITEVRPERGDTTTLVMRPAGHDGFRFEPGQFGWLTVWGHPFGITGHPFSFSSSAEARDGSVEMSIRGLGDFSRTVRDIPAGKRVYLDGPYGAFTIGNPADMHVLIAGGVGITPMMSMIRTLADRHDDWPVVLLYGATDQESITFREQLEELAGRLALTTVYVLTDPPSDWTGEQGFITPDVLRRHVPPPYDEHEYFICGPPPMMDAMEAALAHLGVPMSKYHSERYSFA, from the coding sequence ATGAACCCCGAGGAACGCCTCGGCTCGGTGGTGATCTCGCCTGCCACTTCGGATCTTCTGCGCGACAATGTAGCGATGCGGCGCCACTTTCAGTTGAGCGGCGTGTTCTGGGTGGCCGGATACCTGGTCTTCGTTCTGGCGCCGCTGTTTGCGCTGCTCACCGGGGCCGTGGGTCCGGCTCGAGATTTCTGGACCGAGTTCTCTGCCGCGATCGGCTATGCCGGGCTGGCCATGATGGGCCTGCAGTTCGGTCTCACCGCCCGGTTCCGGTGGGTGACCGAGCCGTGGGGCGAGGACGTGCTGTATCACCTGCACCGGCAGCTCTCCTTGGTCGCCGTCGCCCTGGTCATCGCCCATCCGGTCATCCTGTTCATCGTCCGGCCGGAACTGATCGAGCTACTGAACGTCGTCGATGCGCCCTGGCGCGCACGTTTCGCCGCGCTGTCCGTGGTGTCGCTGCTGGTGCTGCTTCTGACCTCACTGTGGCGGGCACGTCTGCGGATCCGCTACGAGACATGGCATCACCTGCATGTCGTCCTTGCGGTCACCGCCGTGGTCACCGGTCTGTTGCACATGGTGGGCTGGGGTTTCTACCTGACCGATCCGTGGAAGCGGGCGCTCTGGATCGCCCTGACGGCGCTCTGGATCGGTCTGCTGGTCCATGTGCGCGTCGTCAGACCGCTGTTCATGCTCCGCAAGCCGTACACGATCACCGAGGTGCGTCCCGAACGCGGCGACACGACGACGCTCGTGATGCGGCCCGCCGGGCACGACGGCTTCCGCTTCGAGCCCGGCCAGTTCGGCTGGCTCACGGTCTGGGGCCATCCGTTCGGCATCACCGGTCACCCGTTCTCCTTCTCCAGCAGCGCCGAGGCGCGCGACGGATCGGTCGAGATGTCGATCCGCGGACTGGGCGACTTCTCACGCACCGTCAGGGACATCCCCGCCGGGAAGCGGGTCTACCTGGACGGCCCCTATGGTGCGTTCACGATCGGCAACCCGGCGGACATGCACGTGCTCATCGCCGGTGGCGTCGGCATCACGCCGATGATGAGCATGATCCGTACACTGGCCGACCGACACGACGACTGGCCCGTCGTCCTGCTCTACGGGGCCACCGACCAGGAGTCGATCACGTTCCGTGAGCAGCTCGAGGAACTCGCCGGACGGCTGGCCCTGACCACCGTCTACGTGCTCACCGACCCGCCGTCGGACTGGACCGGCGAACAGGGCTTCATCACCCCGGACGTCCTGCGGCGGCACGTCCCGCCGCCGTACGACGAGCACGAGTACTTCATCTGCGGGCCACCGCCGATGATGGACGCGATGGAGGCAGCGCTCGCCCACCTGGGCGTACCGATGTCGAAGTACCACTCCGAGCGCTACAGCTTCGCCTGA
- a CDS encoding TIGR03557 family F420-dependent LLM class oxidoreductase, producing the protein MTRFGYFLASEDWGPSELIRQATRAQEAGFEALWISDHFHPWTDRQGQSSFVWSVIGALSRETDLPITTAVTCPTTRIHPVIIAQAAATASLLLEGRFVLGVGTGEALNEQVTGASWPLAATRLAMLEEAVEVMRALWEGEVVTRRGEHYRVEHARLYTRPETPPPVYVSAFAPGAADLAGRIGDGLICTMPDAELISTFEAAGGAGKPAQGGVKVCYGTDADEAARTAHHFWPNEELPGELAQVLRTPEHIMQASSMVTPDQIAASHACGPDADRHISAISEYVDAGYQDVFVNQIGPGQDAFFDFYGAEILPALRAGR; encoded by the coding sequence ATGACGAGATTCGGTTACTTCCTGGCCAGCGAGGACTGGGGGCCGTCAGAGCTGATCCGGCAGGCGACCCGGGCGCAGGAGGCGGGCTTCGAGGCGCTGTGGATCTCCGATCACTTCCACCCCTGGACGGATCGGCAAGGGCAGAGTTCGTTCGTCTGGTCAGTGATCGGTGCGCTGTCGCGCGAGACGGATCTTCCGATCACCACCGCGGTCACCTGCCCGACCACGCGCATCCATCCGGTGATCATCGCGCAGGCGGCCGCCACCGCCTCGCTGCTGCTGGAGGGGAGGTTCGTCCTCGGCGTCGGCACCGGTGAAGCTCTGAACGAGCAGGTCACCGGCGCATCGTGGCCACTCGCCGCGACGCGACTGGCCATGCTCGAGGAGGCCGTCGAGGTCATGCGCGCGCTGTGGGAGGGCGAGGTGGTCACCCGCAGGGGCGAGCACTACCGGGTGGAACACGCCCGGCTGTACACGCGGCCGGAGACGCCGCCACCGGTCTACGTCTCGGCCTTCGCGCCGGGCGCCGCCGACCTGGCCGGACGCATCGGGGACGGGCTGATCTGCACCATGCCCGACGCCGAGCTGATCAGCACGTTCGAGGCGGCCGGGGGAGCGGGCAAGCCGGCCCAGGGTGGCGTGAAGGTGTGCTACGGAACCGACGCGGACGAGGCGGCACGGACGGCACACCACTTCTGGCCCAACGAGGAACTGCCAGGAGAGCTGGCCCAGGTGCTGCGGACACCGGAGCACATCATGCAGGCGTCGAGCATGGTGACCCCCGACCAGATCGCCGCTTCGCACGCCTGCGGACCCGACGCCGACCGCCACATCTCGGCGATCAGCGAGTACGTCGACGCCGGATACCAGGACGTGTTCGTCAATCAGATCGGGCCCGGCCAGGACGCCTTCTTCGACTTCTACGGCGCGGAGATCCTTCCGGCGCTGAGGGCCGGCCGCTGA
- a CDS encoding LuxR C-terminal-related transcriptional regulator → MERRRLLDRIAADVDGGANIIALSAPPGAGKTTTLEQWLSRRRTSGDVVLALPAGTTGDLWPGLLAAIRAGAPPASSRAIATVLSDVVHLPANDTVPERLASPRPWPESIWVLVDDAQELSQAQTREQLERLLAAAQPSLRVAVGARYTPHGLLSTRLLEGAAKEYRLADLVFDRDEAEALLAVENVTLSDDDLDALLRRTGGWAAGLRLAALAMAHHDDRPAFVRNFAGTDRTVSDYLVAEVLSRLPSDSIDVLLDVSVAARVNLDLARLLTGRPDAGLLLEQLVENNALVGTVRDEPDWYELHPLLRSYLRAESRRRDESRHRRRLTVAIDWFERAGDVRNAVQHAAAATDWPRVESAITRSCSRIVMSDGPQAMSDIVRSLPAWLQARPSVTGVAALIAAIDQQLSAAELDLALLDASGDDAARRLALRAIIALAAARNRAISRDEVDEALAALDLVAGEDPDVALLGRSLASMALAMTGDLASADDAACAIAQISRNRGLDFLMLQTLGAQCAVSAFRSDLATARARATEAIELAHRRGWGRHPRLAQFHAQLAFAEWQSGHDSVAAECARSALDVADADTDPLSAAAARCLHDLTATTPGAGLDLTVVGHLQASSELWPLLPSPGVAADACFQLMVSLRSHELDLAGAIIRRAEEVIPDTPDVQVFKAMKRVYQGHEGVARQELDLVVADECLAPWTSAVAWALTAHLADAAGEPARTLDALLNLLRQAESSHLMRGVLDAAPSIRQLLVRNRGRFGHYESFASDVLACADAQQQDKGGTGFVLTDKELEMLRDLPSMLSLREIADAHVVSINTVKSHLKSVYRKLGVGSRREAVYLAREIGLV, encoded by the coding sequence GTGGAACGACGCCGTCTGCTCGATCGCATCGCGGCCGACGTCGATGGGGGAGCGAACATCATCGCCCTGTCGGCGCCGCCCGGCGCCGGTAAGACCACGACGCTCGAGCAATGGCTCAGCCGGCGGCGCACCTCGGGCGACGTCGTGCTCGCCTTGCCCGCAGGCACGACGGGCGACCTCTGGCCCGGTCTGCTGGCCGCGATCCGGGCAGGCGCGCCGCCGGCGAGCAGCCGCGCGATCGCGACGGTCCTGAGCGACGTGGTGCATCTGCCGGCGAACGACACCGTGCCCGAGCGGCTGGCTTCGCCGCGCCCCTGGCCGGAGTCGATCTGGGTGCTGGTCGACGACGCCCAGGAGTTGTCGCAGGCGCAGACCCGCGAGCAGCTCGAGCGTCTGCTCGCCGCGGCCCAGCCGTCGCTGCGCGTCGCCGTAGGCGCCCGCTACACGCCGCACGGGCTGCTGTCGACGCGATTGCTGGAGGGCGCGGCGAAGGAGTACCGGCTCGCCGACCTGGTCTTCGATCGGGACGAGGCTGAGGCACTGCTGGCGGTCGAGAACGTCACGCTGTCCGACGACGACCTCGACGCGCTGCTGCGACGAACCGGCGGATGGGCGGCGGGCCTGCGCCTGGCCGCGCTGGCCATGGCCCATCACGATGATCGACCCGCGTTCGTCCGGAACTTCGCCGGTACGGACCGAACCGTGAGCGACTACCTCGTCGCGGAGGTGTTGTCCAGGCTGCCCTCCGACAGCATCGACGTCCTGCTCGACGTGTCGGTCGCCGCGCGCGTCAACCTCGACCTCGCCCGCCTGCTGACCGGACGGCCGGACGCCGGTCTGCTGCTGGAGCAGCTGGTCGAGAACAACGCACTGGTCGGCACCGTTCGCGACGAACCGGACTGGTATGAACTCCATCCACTCCTGCGCAGCTATCTCCGGGCCGAGTCGCGCCGGCGCGACGAGTCCCGGCACCGGCGCCGGCTCACCGTCGCGATCGACTGGTTCGAACGGGCCGGCGACGTTCGCAACGCCGTCCAGCACGCCGCAGCGGCGACGGACTGGCCACGCGTCGAGTCGGCCATCACGCGGTCGTGCTCGCGCATCGTCATGTCCGACGGCCCCCAGGCGATGAGCGACATCGTGCGCTCGCTACCGGCCTGGCTGCAGGCCCGTCCTTCGGTGACGGGCGTGGCGGCGCTGATCGCCGCGATCGATCAGCAACTGTCGGCCGCTGAACTCGACCTCGCCCTGCTGGACGCTTCCGGCGACGACGCGGCACGGCGCCTCGCGCTCCGCGCGATCATCGCGCTGGCGGCGGCCAGGAACCGCGCGATCAGCCGCGACGAGGTGGACGAGGCGCTCGCGGCGCTGGACCTGGTGGCAGGTGAGGACCCGGACGTCGCGCTCCTCGGGCGGTCGCTGGCCAGCATGGCACTGGCGATGACCGGTGACCTGGCCTCGGCCGACGACGCGGCCTGCGCGATCGCACAGATCAGCCGGAACAGAGGGCTGGACTTCCTGATGCTCCAGACACTCGGTGCGCAGTGCGCCGTCAGCGCGTTCAGGTCCGATCTCGCTACCGCCCGCGCACGAGCAACCGAGGCGATCGAGCTGGCCCACCGGCGTGGCTGGGGACGGCATCCCCGCCTGGCGCAGTTCCACGCCCAGCTGGCGTTCGCCGAATGGCAGAGCGGCCACGATTCCGTCGCCGCGGAGTGCGCACGGTCGGCGCTCGACGTCGCCGACGCGGACACCGATCCGCTCAGCGCCGCTGCCGCTCGCTGCCTCCACGACCTGACCGCCACGACGCCCGGCGCGGGGCTGGATCTCACCGTCGTCGGACACCTTCAGGCGTCCAGCGAGCTGTGGCCGCTGCTTCCGTCGCCAGGTGTCGCCGCCGATGCCTGCTTCCAGCTGATGGTCAGCCTCCGTTCGCATGAGCTGGATCTGGCCGGCGCGATCATCCGCCGGGCCGAGGAGGTCATCCCGGACACACCGGACGTGCAGGTGTTCAAGGCGATGAAGCGCGTCTACCAGGGACACGAGGGCGTAGCCCGGCAGGAACTCGATCTGGTCGTCGCCGACGAATGCCTGGCGCCATGGACGAGTGCGGTCGCCTGGGCGCTCACGGCGCATCTGGCCGATGCCGCCGGCGAACCGGCCCGCACACTCGACGCACTGCTCAACCTGCTGCGGCAGGCGGAGTCGAGCCACCTCATGCGCGGCGTGCTCGACGCCGCGCCCTCGATTCGTCAACTCCTCGTCCGCAACCGCGGGCGCTTCGGCCACTACGAGTCGTTCGCATCCGACGTCCTGGCCTGCGCCGACGCCCAGCAGCAGGACAAGGGCGGGACGGGCTTCGTGCTGACCGACAAGGAGCTCGAGATGTTGCGCGACCTCCCGTCGATGTTGTCGCTGCGCGAGATCGCCGACGCCCACGTCGTGAGCATCAACACGGTGAAGTCGCACTTGAAATCCGTGTACCGGAAACTCGGCGTCGGCTCGCGACGCGAAGCCGTCTACCTGGCCCGGGAGATCGGCCTGGTGTGA
- the cobN gene encoding cobaltochelatase subunit CobN: MTRIALLSTSDTDLLSARASGADYALANPARLDVVADLPAAIETADLVVVRILGTADSWRDGLDAVRAAGAPVVVLGGEQPPDAELMSHSTVPVGIAADAHRYLAEGGPANLAQLHAFLSDTVLLTGTGFEPPMVLPEWGVAERAEVADDRPRIGILYYRAHEASGNSGFAHALADAVDATGEAVGVPIFSSSLRAAPDDLFAELGTLDALIVTVLAAGGTRPGTVSAGGDDESWDVERLKALDIPILQGLCLTSSRADWAASDDGVTPLDSASQIAIPEFDGRIITAPFSFKEIDEDGLPRYVADEERCARVAGIAVAHARLRHVPPSGRRIAVMLSAYPTKHSRVGNAVGLDTPVSAVRLLRAMREQGYDLGAPGDVPGLDLEDDTEAGNALIHALIAAGGQDEEWLTSAQLNESHVRIGAGQYAEWFAALHPDLRDAVTETWGAPPGELFVNDDCELVLATIRAGNVVLLIQPPRGFGENPVAIYHDPDMAPSHHYLAAYRWLAHGFGAHAVVHLGKHGSMEWLPGKNAALSAACATDAAIGDLPLIYPFLVNDPGEGAQAKRRAHATIVDHLIPPMARAESYGDIARLEQLLDEYANIAAMDPAKLPAIRAQIWTLMHAAQLHQDLGLEERPGDEEFDDFILHVDGWLCEVKDAQIRDGLHILGQAPQGETRVDLVLAILRATQIWGGDAGALPGLRAALGLKDGAGLGAVDAIEAQAAALVQAMEEHGWDPAAAVTVHDDPVVVRILEFAATEVVPRLAQTTDEIGAVLHALDGGFVPAGPSGSPLRGLVNVLPTGRNFYTVDPKAVPSRLAWETGRAMADSLIERHLADTGEYPRSVGLSVWGTSAMRTSGDDIAEVLALIGVEPSWDEASRRVDGLRVVPLDELGRPRIDVTVRISGFFRDAFPHVIGILDDAIRQVAELDEPDDRNYVRAHAQRDLAGHGDARRATTRIFGSKPGSYGAGILQVVEAGNWRDDQDLAEVYTAWGGFAYGRDLDGVPAADDMRANYRRIAVAAKNIDSREHDIADSDDYFQYHGGMVATVRALSGADPKAYVGDSTTPDAVRTRSLQEETTRVFRARVVNPRWIGAMRRHGYKGAFELAATVDYLYGFDATTGVVHDWMYEALAKEYVLDEQNQAFLKEANPWALRGIIERLDEAAQRELWADPDPAVLDAMRQVYLDVEGDLEDRA; the protein is encoded by the coding sequence ATGACGCGCATCGCGTTGCTGTCCACGTCCGACACCGATCTGCTGTCGGCCCGTGCGAGCGGCGCCGACTACGCGCTGGCCAACCCCGCGCGCCTCGACGTCGTCGCCGATCTCCCGGCCGCGATCGAGACCGCCGACCTGGTCGTGGTCCGCATCCTGGGCACGGCGGACTCCTGGCGCGACGGACTCGACGCCGTGCGGGCGGCCGGTGCGCCGGTCGTCGTCCTCGGCGGCGAGCAGCCCCCTGACGCCGAGCTGATGAGCCACTCGACCGTGCCGGTGGGCATCGCGGCCGACGCGCATCGCTACCTCGCGGAGGGCGGGCCCGCGAACCTCGCGCAGCTGCACGCGTTCCTCTCCGACACCGTGCTGCTGACCGGGACCGGCTTCGAGCCGCCCATGGTGCTGCCCGAGTGGGGCGTGGCGGAGCGGGCGGAGGTCGCGGACGACCGGCCGCGCATCGGCATCCTCTACTACCGGGCCCACGAGGCGAGCGGCAACAGCGGCTTCGCGCACGCCCTCGCCGACGCCGTCGACGCCACAGGCGAGGCGGTGGGGGTGCCGATCTTCAGCTCGTCGCTGCGGGCCGCCCCCGACGACCTGTTCGCCGAGCTCGGCACCCTTGACGCGCTGATCGTCACGGTGCTCGCGGCCGGCGGGACCCGGCCCGGCACCGTCAGCGCCGGCGGCGACGACGAGTCGTGGGACGTCGAGCGGCTGAAGGCGCTGGACATCCCGATCCTGCAGGGGCTGTGCCTCACCTCCAGCCGGGCCGACTGGGCGGCGTCCGACGACGGCGTCACCCCGCTGGACTCGGCCAGCCAGATCGCGATCCCGGAGTTCGACGGCCGGATCATCACCGCGCCGTTCTCGTTCAAGGAGATCGACGAGGACGGGCTGCCGCGCTACGTCGCCGACGAGGAACGCTGCGCCCGGGTGGCCGGCATCGCCGTCGCACACGCCCGGCTGCGCCACGTGCCGCCGTCCGGCCGCCGGATCGCGGTGATGCTCTCGGCCTACCCCACGAAGCACTCCCGCGTCGGCAACGCCGTCGGCCTCGACACCCCGGTCTCGGCCGTGCGCCTGCTGCGCGCGATGCGCGAGCAGGGCTACGACCTCGGCGCTCCCGGCGACGTGCCTGGGCTGGACCTCGAGGACGACACCGAGGCCGGCAACGCGCTGATCCACGCGCTGATCGCCGCCGGCGGTCAGGACGAGGAGTGGCTCACCAGTGCGCAGCTCAACGAGAGCCACGTCCGTATCGGCGCCGGTCAGTACGCCGAGTGGTTCGCGGCGCTGCATCCCGACCTGCGCGACGCCGTGACCGAGACGTGGGGCGCGCCGCCTGGTGAGCTGTTCGTCAACGACGACTGCGAGCTCGTGCTGGCCACGATCCGGGCCGGCAACGTGGTGCTGCTGATCCAGCCGCCGCGCGGTTTCGGCGAGAACCCGGTCGCGATCTACCACGACCCGGACATGGCGCCGTCGCACCACTATCTGGCCGCGTACCGGTGGCTGGCGCACGGGTTCGGCGCCCATGCCGTGGTCCATCTCGGCAAGCACGGTTCGATGGAGTGGCTGCCTGGGAAGAACGCCGCGCTGTCGGCGGCGTGCGCGACCGACGCCGCGATCGGCGACCTGCCGTTGATCTACCCGTTCCTCGTCAACGACCCGGGCGAGGGCGCCCAGGCCAAGCGCCGGGCCCACGCGACCATCGTCGACCACTTGATCCCGCCGATGGCCCGCGCGGAGTCGTACGGCGACATCGCCAGGCTCGAGCAGCTGCTCGACGAGTACGCGAACATCGCCGCGATGGACCCGGCCAAGCTGCCGGCCATCCGTGCGCAGATCTGGACGCTGATGCACGCCGCCCAGCTGCACCAGGACCTCGGCCTGGAGGAACGTCCCGGCGACGAGGAGTTCGACGACTTCATCCTGCACGTCGACGGCTGGCTCTGCGAGGTCAAGGACGCGCAGATCCGCGACGGCCTGCACATCCTCGGCCAGGCGCCGCAGGGCGAGACGCGGGTCGACCTGGTGCTCGCGATCCTGCGCGCGACGCAGATCTGGGGCGGCGACGCCGGAGCGCTGCCCGGTCTGCGCGCGGCCCTCGGGCTGAAGGACGGCGCCGGGCTGGGCGCCGTCGACGCGATCGAGGCACAGGCGGCGGCCCTGGTCCAGGCCATGGAGGAGCACGGCTGGGACCCCGCGGCGGCCGTGACGGTGCACGACGACCCCGTAGTCGTGCGCATCCTCGAGTTCGCGGCCACCGAGGTCGTCCCGAGGCTCGCGCAGACGACCGACGAGATCGGCGCCGTCCTGCACGCCCTCGACGGCGGGTTCGTCCCGGCCGGGCCGTCGGGCTCGCCGCTGCGCGGGCTGGTCAACGTGCTGCCGACCGGCCGCAACTTCTACACCGTCGACCCCAAGGCGGTGCCGTCCCGGCTGGCGTGGGAGACCGGCCGGGCCATGGCCGACTCGCTGATCGAGCGGCACCTGGCCGACACGGGGGAGTACCCGCGATCGGTCGGGCTGTCCGTCTGGGGCACGTCCGCGATGCGCACGTCGGGCGACGACATCGCCGAGGTGCTGGCGCTGATCGGCGTCGAACCGTCGTGGGACGAGGCCTCGCGCCGCGTCGACGGCCTGCGGGTCGTGCCGCTCGACGAGCTCGGCCGCCCGCGCATCGACGTCACCGTGCGCATCTCCGGCTTCTTCCGCGACGCGTTCCCGCACGTCATCGGCATTCTCGACGACGCGATCCGGCAGGTCGCCGAACTTGACGAGCCCGACGACCGCAACTACGTCCGCGCTCACGCGCAGCGGGACCTGGCCGGCCACGGCGACGCGCGCCGCGCGACGACGCGCATCTTCGGCTCGAAGCCCGGCTCGTACGGCGCCGGCATCCTGCAGGTCGTCGAGGCCGGCAACTGGCGCGACGACCAGGACCTCGCCGAGGTCTACACCGCCTGGGGCGGCTTCGCCTACGGCCGCGACCTCGACGGCGTCCCGGCCGCCGACGACATGCGGGCCAACTACCGGCGCATCGCCGTCGCCGCCAAGAACATCGACAGCCGGGAACACGACATCGCCGACTCCGACGACTACTTCCAGTACCACGGCGGCATGGTCGCGACCGTGCGCGCGCTGAGCGGCGCGGACCCCAAGGCGTACGTCGGCGACTCCACCACGCCCGACGCCGTCCGCACGCGGAGCCTGCAGGAGGAGACCACGCGGGTGTTCCGCGCTCGCGTCGTCAACCCGCGCTGGATCGGCGCGATGCGGCGCCACGGCTACAAGGGCGCGTTCGAGCTCGCCGCGACCGTCGACTACCTCTACGGCTTCGACGCCACGACCGGCGTCGTCCACGACTGGATGTACGAGGCCCTCGCCAAGGAGTACGTGCTGGACGAGCAGAACCAGGCGTTCCTGAAGGAGGCCAATCCCTGGGCGCTGCGCGGCATCATCGAGCGGCTCGACGAGGCCGCCCAGCGTGAGCTGTGGGCCGACCCGGATCCCGCGGTGCTCGACGCCATGCGGCAGGTCTACCTCGACGTCGAGGGCGACCTGGAGGACCGCGCGTGA
- a CDS encoding methyltransferase, protein MDGVRVEHMAFGSLSITFDATVLRPRPWTVHQARWAADLMRDAPPGPVLELCAGAGQIGLLAVAGSDRHLVQVDADPVACRYAGVNAERSVHTRRGGVEVRRARVDDALRPGERFALIIADPPWVPTVAVGRYPDDPVHAIDGGADGLEVMRRCLTAIGRHLAPGGSAVVQLGTLQQAVTAGEDAQPLRLLALRSYRPRGVLALLRRCR, encoded by the coding sequence GTGGACGGAGTGCGCGTCGAGCACATGGCCTTCGGATCGCTGTCGATCACCTTCGACGCGACGGTGTTGCGGCCGCGGCCGTGGACGGTCCACCAGGCCCGGTGGGCGGCCGACCTCATGCGCGACGCGCCACCCGGTCCGGTGCTGGAGTTGTGCGCCGGCGCCGGTCAGATCGGGCTCCTGGCCGTGGCCGGCAGCGACCGCCACCTGGTGCAGGTCGATGCCGACCCCGTGGCCTGCCGCTACGCCGGTGTCAACGCCGAACGGTCGGTTCACACGCGGCGCGGCGGCGTCGAGGTGCGCCGAGCCCGCGTCGACGACGCGTTGCGGCCCGGCGAGCGGTTCGCGCTGATCATCGCCGACCCTCCATGGGTGCCCACGGTCGCCGTCGGCCGGTATCCGGACGATCCGGTGCACGCCATCGACGGCGGCGCCGACGGTCTCGAGGTGATGCGACGCTGCCTGACGGCGATCGGCCGGCACCTCGCGCCGGGCGGATCGGCCGTCGTGCAACTGGGGACGCTTCAGCAAGCCGTGACGGCCGGGGAGGACGCGCAGCCGCTGCGGCTGCTCGCGCTGCGGTCGTACCGGCCACGCGGCGTGCTCGCGCTACTGCGACGATGTCGATGA
- a CDS encoding aminoglycoside phosphotransferase family protein, translated as MGRLPTTGGHKQMEAAAARRAVDAAISTVSSLDLTVNDAVVLSDSNRLVVHLTPCDIVARVTPVTHFASAEREVELVKRLMQTDSPVAALEARVHPRVFVRGGFKITLWTHYEPVQARVPPPADYAQALESLHAGLRQLDLTTPHVMDRVAATQRDVASRDVTPDLADADRVLLANTLRDLRQSIVDRRPPEQLLHGEPHPWNVLNTKNGPLFIDFENTAEGPVEYDIAWVPEEVGERYPNADEDVVGDCRGVVLAIIATHRWSRDDQHPSGRPSGFAFLDALRDGPPWPALDDVTW; from the coding sequence ATGGGGCGGCTGCCCACGACGGGAGGGCACAAGCAGATGGAGGCAGCGGCGGCGCGGCGTGCGGTGGACGCAGCGATATCGACGGTCTCATCGCTCGACTTGACGGTCAACGACGCGGTCGTTCTCAGCGACTCCAATCGGCTCGTCGTTCACCTGACGCCATGCGACATCGTCGCTCGAGTCACACCCGTGACACATTTCGCGAGCGCAGAGCGAGAAGTCGAACTCGTGAAACGGCTCATGCAGACGGACAGCCCAGTTGCCGCGCTCGAGGCTCGCGTCCACCCACGCGTCTTCGTGCGTGGCGGCTTCAAAATCACCCTGTGGACCCACTACGAGCCAGTGCAGGCTCGAGTGCCCCCGCCGGCCGATTACGCGCAGGCGCTCGAGAGTCTTCACGCCGGCCTGCGGCAACTCGACCTCACGACACCGCACGTCATGGATCGCGTCGCCGCTACTCAACGAGACGTCGCGAGCCGTGACGTCACCCCCGATCTTGCCGATGCGGACCGGGTGCTGCTCGCCAACACGCTGCGCGATCTGCGCCAGTCGATCGTCGACCGGCGCCCTCCCGAGCAGCTACTCCACGGCGAGCCGCACCCGTGGAACGTGCTCAACACGAAGAACGGGCCACTCTTCATCGACTTCGAGAACACCGCCGAAGGGCCAGTCGAGTACGACATCGCGTGGGTGCCCGAAGAGGTCGGCGAGCGCTATCCGAACGCTGACGAAGACGTGGTGGGCGACTGCCGAGGCGTCGTCCTGGCGATCATCGCAACCCACCGCTGGAGCCGCGATGACCAACACCCCAGCGGGAGGCCATCAGGATTTGCGTTCCTCGACGCTCTGCGGGACGGTCCGCCCTGGCCGGCGCTCGACGATGTCACCTGGTAG
- the cobF gene encoding precorrin-6A synthase (deacetylating): MTRRVRVIGVGPGDPEQVTLEAVAAMRSVAYFVVADKGPDDPLLAARQALLDRHVGAARVVAVPDPERDRSVAATGDYLGAVTDWHDARAAAYERVLLDHDGDAGFLVWGDPAFYDSTIRIVEKVLARGNAGFEWDVIPGVSSLQLLAARHRIVLHDIGRPVTVTTARRLCEAVAAGADNVLVMLSARLDLDDLRDWDIWWGANLGTPHERLVAGRVGDVLAEIHEARAAVKSAAGWLMDVYLLRGARGPLAADRSVTLT, encoded by the coding sequence GTGACGAGGCGGGTCCGCGTCATCGGCGTCGGCCCGGGCGACCCCGAGCAGGTGACGCTCGAGGCGGTCGCGGCGATGCGCTCGGTGGCGTACTTCGTGGTCGCCGACAAGGGCCCGGACGACCCGCTGCTCGCCGCCCGGCAGGCGCTGCTCGACCGCCACGTCGGCGCCGCCCGCGTCGTGGCGGTGCCCGACCCGGAACGCGACCGGTCGGTCGCGGCCACCGGCGACTACCTCGGCGCCGTCACCGACTGGCACGACGCCCGCGCGGCGGCGTACGAGCGGGTGCTGCTCGACCACGACGGCGACGCGGGGTTCCTCGTCTGGGGCGACCCGGCCTTCTACGACTCCACCATCCGCATCGTCGAGAAGGTGCTCGCGCGCGGCAACGCCGGCTTCGAGTGGGACGTCATCCCGGGTGTCTCGAGCCTGCAGCTCCTGGCCGCGCGGCACCGGATCGTGCTCCACGACATCGGCCGGCCGGTCACCGTCACGACCGCGCGCCGGCTGTGCGAGGCCGTCGCCGCGGGGGCGGACAACGTCCTGGTCATGCTGAGCGCGCGCCTCGACCTGGACGACCTGCGCGACTGGGACATCTGGTGGGGCGCCAACCTCGGCACGCCGCACGAGCGGCTCGTCGCCGGACGCGTCGGCGACGTCCTCGCCGAGATCCACGAGGCACGCGCCGCGGTGAAGTCCGCCGCCGGCTGGCTCATGGACGTCTACCTGCTGCGTGGTGCCCGCGGGCCGCTCGCCGCCGACCGGTCCGTCACCCTCACGTGA